TCCAGGCCCTGCCGCATCTGGAACAGGCAGGCTTCGACGACGTCGAACTCCTGGTCGTTGGCGGTTCCGGCGATGCCCTGACCCTCGAGGAAGACCCCGAAGCCCAGAGGCTCCGCGCGCTCACCAAGGAACTGGGCGTAGAAGACAAGGTCACCATGCGCGGCCAGGTGCCGCGCGACGCAATGCCGGGCATCCTCCGCAGCGCTGACGCGGTCATCTGCACCCCTTGGTACGAGCCCTTCGGCATTGTGCCGCTGGAAGCGATGGCAAGTGGCGTGCCCGTGGTGGCCGCCGCCGTCGGGGGTTTGCGCGAAACAGTGGTTGACCACAAGACCGGCCTGCAGGTCCCGCCGCGGGACCCGGAGGCAATCGCCGACGCCGTCGGTCAGCTCCTGGGCGACCCCGCCCTGCGTGCCGACATGGGCAAGGCCGGCCTGCGCCGCGCCCGCTCGCGCTACTCGTGGGACCGCATTGCCGCTGACACCGAAAAGGCGTACCGATCCGTCCTCGCCGCCGGGCTTTCCCGCCAGGCCGGGGAAGCTCTTGAACCCCTGGAAGGAACGGCACTGTGACCATCAACAGCCACACCACGAACACCACCGTCAAGAGTCCGGCGAAACTCAAGTCAGTCCCGGACACCATCCCCGCGGGGTGGACCGGCTCCAGCGCTACGGACACCGAGGTCACCAAGCATCTGGACAACGTTCTTCCTGCCCTCGAATCGCTGCGCTCGCAGGCAGGCCGGCTCTCCGAATGGGGTACCGAGCTTGCCAACCGCTTGCTGGCCGGCCAAAGGTTGCTTGCAGCCGGCAACGGCGGATCCGCCGCTGAAGCCCAGCACCTGACCGCCGAACTCGTGGGGCGCTTCGACTCGGAGCGGGCTCCGTTCTCAGCCATCTCCCTGCATGCAGAATCCTCGGCAGTCACGGCGCTGGCCAACGATTACGGGTACGACGAAGTCTTCGCCAGGCAGGTCAGGGCGCACGGCCGCGCCGGCGACGTCCTGGTCCTCCTGTCCACCAGCGGACGCAGCCCCAACCTCCTCAAGGCGGTCCGGGCAGCCAATGAACGCGGGATTGCAACGTGGGCCCTCACGGGGCCGGGCCCCAACCCGCTGTCCACGGCGTGCGACGAGGCCGTCACGGTGGAAGCCATTGCGGCCAACGCGCAGGAGGGCCATTTGATCGCCGTCCACGCGGTCTGCAGGGCCTTCGACGCGGAGGTTGCCCGGCGGACCGGAACCTCGGGCAGGGGAGTCCAGCCATGAAAGTGACCGTGGTGGGCGACCTCCTCCTGGACGTCGACATCAACGGAACCGCCACCCGGCTGAGCCCGGACGCGCCGGTTCCCGTGGTTGACGTGGGAGGCGTCCGGCGTCGGGCAGGCGGTGCCGGGCTGGTAGCCACCCTCCTCATGCGCGACGGCCATGACGTCACTTTGGTCACCGCAGTGTCCGACGACGACGGCGCCGCCCACCTCAGGCGCGCACTGTCCGGCGTGGAGCTGCTCACCGGAGCCCCGCTTGCCCCTACCCCCACCAAGACGCGGGTCCGGATCGGTTCGCATCCCGTAGTCCGGTTCGACGAAGGCTGTGCCCCTGCGCCAACCCCGGACTGTACCGGGGAAATGCGGGCGGCCATCGACTCAGCAGAGGCGATCGTAGTGGCTGACTATGGCAGGGGGATCACCCTCAACGAGGACATCCGCGACGCCCTCACCACGGCAGCGCACCGGATTCCCGTGGTGTGGGATCCGCATCCTTCCGGTTCGCAGCCCGTTTCCGGGGTGTCGGTGGTGACCCCCAACCTTGCCGAAGCGAAAGCCCTCGCGAAAGCGGCCGGGGTGGAACCGGGGGTGGACCCCGGCGCCGGAACCGCCCAAGCCGGGACACGACTGCTGGAACACTGGAACAGCCGCGCCGTCCTGGTGACCAAGGGCGAAGCAGGGGCGGTCCTGGTCGAAGCAACGGGACCCGCTACCGACATTCCCGCGCCCAGGACCAGCGTTGCTGATCCCTGTGGCGCCGGAGACCGACTGGCAGGGAGCCTGGCTGCCTACCTCGGCCTTGGCGTCGCATTGCCCGAAGCTGCCAGCCGGGCCGTCGCCGACGCATCAGCGTTCCTCGCCGAGGGTGGGGCCGCGTCGCTCGCGGTGGACGCCGGTGCGGTTGAACCCGGCCCCGCGGCGGCTGGACCGCGCGCAGGCGCCGGAGCCGTCGTCGAACTTTTCGGCAACCAGCCAAGCCGTCCCGACGGCGTCCAACTCGCCGCAGAAGTGCGGGCGCAGGGCGGCACCGTCGTCGCAACGGGAGGCTGCTTCGATCTTCTCCACGCGGGGCACGCGCGGACGCTCGCCGCTGCCCGCGCCATGGGGGATTGCCTGATCGTGTGCCTCAATTCGGACCAGTCCGTCCGCCGCCTCAAGGGCCCGCACCGGCCGATCGTCAGCATGGAAGACCGGGCAGAGCTGCTGCTCGCGCTCTCATGCGTGGACGCCGTGGTGGTCTTCGACGAGGACACGCCGGAGGACTGCCTCGAGTTCATCCGGCCCGATATCTGGGTCAAGGGCGGCGACTACCAACCCGATGAACTGCCGGAAGCCCGGCTGCTGGCCACGTGGGGAGGGCAATGCGTCACCGTGCCTTTCCACCCGGCCAGATCGACCAGCGGCCTGGCGGAAGCGCTCGCCAAGGTCGGCTGAACCTGTACAGAACCGCCTAACGAAAGGAACCGCATGAACACGCAAACACCTGGCCGCGTCATCGTTACTGGAGGCGGCTCCGGCCTGGGGGCCGCGATCGTGGAAGCGATCAGCAACGCCGGCGGCACGCCGGTCGTCTTCGACCGGGACGTCAGCAACGTCTCCGGCGTGAAGGCCCTGGAAGTGGACGTCTCCAACCGGGAAGCCGTGGAAGCCGCGGTGAAGGAAACCGCGGAAAGCCTCGGCGGCCTGGACGGCGTCGTAACCGCTGCCGGCATTGACCGCTGCGGAAAGCTGGGCGACGTAGCTGCCGAAGAATGGGAAAAGGTCATCGGGGTGAACCTCCTGGGCACCGTTTCCACCGTCCGGGCCGCTCTGCCGTACCTGAAGGAATCCAAGGGCCGGGCCATCACCATCGCCTCCACCCTGGGCCTGCGTGCCCTCCCGGACGCGACCGCCTATTGCGCCTCCAAGTTCGGCGTGATCGGCTTCAGCCGCGCGCTCGCCGCCGAAACCGGCGGGGTCATCGGCGTCACCACCATCATTCCGGGTGGCATGAAGACCCACTTCTTCGACGACCGCGACGAGCAGTACAAGCCGCAGGACGACTCAAAGCTCAACGATCCCGCGAATGTGGCACAGGCTGTGGTGTTCGCGTTCTCGC
The Paenarthrobacter ureafaciens genome window above contains:
- a CDS encoding D-sedoheptulose-7-phosphate isomerase — encoded protein: MPAGWTGSSATDTEVTKHLDNVLPALESLRSQAGRLSEWGTELANRLLAGQRLLAAGNGGSAAEAQHLTAELVGRFDSERAPFSAISLHAESSAVTALANDYGYDEVFARQVRAHGRAGDVLVLLSTSGRSPNLLKAVRAANERGIATWALTGPGPNPLSTACDEAVTVEAIAANAQEGHLIAVHAVCRAFDAEVARRTGTSGRGVQP
- the rfaE2 gene encoding D-glycero-beta-D-manno-heptose 1-phosphate adenylyltransferase, yielding MKVTVVGDLLLDVDINGTATRLSPDAPVPVVDVGGVRRRAGGAGLVATLLMRDGHDVTLVTAVSDDDGAAHLRRALSGVELLTGAPLAPTPTKTRVRIGSHPVVRFDEGCAPAPTPDCTGEMRAAIDSAEAIVVADYGRGITLNEDIRDALTTAAHRIPVVWDPHPSGSQPVSGVSVVTPNLAEAKALAKAAGVEPGVDPGAGTAQAGTRLLEHWNSRAVLVTKGEAGAVLVEATGPATDIPAPRTSVADPCGAGDRLAGSLAAYLGLGVALPEAASRAVADASAFLAEGGAASLAVDAGAVEPGPAAAGPRAGAGAVVELFGNQPSRPDGVQLAAEVRAQGGTVVATGGCFDLLHAGHARTLAAARAMGDCLIVCLNSDQSVRRLKGPHRPIVSMEDRAELLLALSCVDAVVVFDEDTPEDCLEFIRPDIWVKGGDYQPDELPEARLLATWGGQCVTVPFHPARSTSGLAEALAKVG
- a CDS encoding SDR family oxidoreductase — encoded protein: MNTQTPGRVIVTGGGSGLGAAIVEAISNAGGTPVVFDRDVSNVSGVKALEVDVSNREAVEAAVKETAESLGGLDGVVTAAGIDRCGKLGDVAAEEWEKVIGVNLLGTVSTVRAALPYLKESKGRAITIASTLGLRALPDATAYCASKFGVIGFSRALAAETGGVIGVTTIIPGGMKTHFFDDRDEQYKPQDDSKLNDPANVAQAVVFAFSQPFGCEVRELLITPAEEGSWP